One segment of Anatilimnocola aggregata DNA contains the following:
- a CDS encoding DUF6807 domain-containing protein, with the protein MLTQVFLLTSLLGQVTAETKAAEKVIPAPKPVPAVQVFPLPDSQAAVEHDGREISRYYFGPGNRRTFVYPLIGPSGKSHTRMGHPRDPNGHSHHNSLWISHHDVNGVGFWNDQTKGRIVHKRVSRYEDADSEALIEVENTWVDEAGKKLLEETRAMRFIPSATPGEWLLVIDLNLTPGADAKEGVTFGKTPFGITGIRLAKTIGVHDGGGRILNSEGGVNEAGVFWKQARWVDYSGPLTKTESGGVTLFDHPMNPSHPSHFHVRDDGWMGACLSYEAPRTIAVGDSLKLRYGYWVHGGTPTADRINEQFVAFAKIGDVPAIEKKPKP; encoded by the coding sequence ATGCTGACTCAAGTTTTCCTGCTCACAAGTTTACTCGGCCAAGTCACTGCCGAAACCAAAGCCGCCGAGAAAGTCATTCCGGCTCCCAAGCCCGTCCCGGCAGTACAGGTCTTCCCGCTCCCCGATAGCCAAGCTGCGGTCGAGCACGATGGCCGCGAAATCAGTCGCTACTACTTCGGCCCGGGCAATCGCCGCACGTTCGTCTATCCTCTCATCGGCCCCAGCGGCAAGTCGCACACCCGCATGGGTCACCCGCGCGATCCCAACGGGCATAGCCACCACAACAGCCTCTGGATCAGCCACCACGATGTAAACGGCGTCGGCTTCTGGAACGATCAGACCAAGGGCCGCATCGTTCACAAACGCGTCAGTCGCTATGAAGACGCCGATTCCGAAGCCCTCATCGAAGTCGAAAATACTTGGGTCGACGAAGCGGGCAAAAAGCTGCTCGAAGAAACGCGCGCCATGCGTTTCATCCCCTCGGCTACTCCCGGTGAATGGCTTCTCGTCATCGACCTCAATCTCACCCCCGGTGCCGATGCCAAAGAGGGAGTCACCTTCGGCAAAACTCCCTTCGGCATTACTGGCATTCGCCTGGCCAAGACGATCGGCGTGCACGATGGCGGCGGCCGCATTCTCAATAGCGAAGGGGGAGTGAACGAAGCCGGCGTCTTTTGGAAACAGGCTCGCTGGGTCGACTATAGCGGGCCTCTCACCAAGACCGAATCAGGCGGCGTCACCCTTTTCGACCATCCCATGAACCCCAGCCATCCTTCTCACTTTCACGTTCGCGACGACGGCTGGATGGGGGCCTGCCTTAGCTACGAAGCCCCCCGCACCATCGCCGTTGGCGACTCGCTCAAGCTCCGCTATGGCTATTGGGTCCACGGCGGCACCCCCACAGCTGACCGAATCAACGAGCAGTTCGTCGCGTTTGCCAAAATCGGCGATGTCCCCGCCATCGAGAAGAAGCCGAAACCCTAA
- the greA gene encoding transcription elongation factor GreA: MVEYVPMTKKGFNKKKAELDRLDNVEMPLIAEKIAAARAEGDLKENAEYHAQREAQGLLQAKINQIKGELSRAQIIDPNTLPRDQVCFGATITVRDVDMDEEEVYTLVGSGEEDYDTGKILVTSPLGQGLLGKKIGETAEIPAPKGSYELEIVKIDFSFLDAD, translated from the coding sequence ATGGTCGAATACGTCCCGATGACCAAAAAAGGCTTCAACAAGAAGAAGGCTGAATTGGATCGGCTCGACAATGTTGAAATGCCGCTGATCGCCGAAAAGATCGCTGCTGCCCGGGCCGAAGGCGATCTTAAAGAAAATGCCGAGTACCACGCCCAGCGAGAGGCGCAGGGTCTCTTGCAAGCCAAGATCAACCAGATCAAGGGGGAACTCTCCCGGGCGCAGATCATCGACCCGAACACCTTGCCGCGCGACCAGGTCTGCTTTGGTGCCACCATCACCGTTCGTGATGTCGACATGGATGAAGAAGAGGTCTACACCCTCGTCGGCTCTGGCGAAGAAGACTACGACACCGGCAAGATTCTCGTCACCAGTCCGCTTGGCCAAGGTTTGCTCGGCAAGAAGATTGGCGAGACTGCCGAGATTCCCGCCCCCAAGGGCTCGTACGAACTCGAAATCGTCAAGATCGATTTCAGTTTTCTCGATGCCGATTAA
- a CDS encoding ArsR/SmtB family transcription factor, with amino-acid sequence MKDQAEFQACAERLKALADPERLRILQVLFGGPCTVGEIAERLSEDIVKVSHHLSILRRGKIVLPTRQGRFIQYSIHPEVIPAELPTTDVAKIDFGCCHLDLKLEPRET; translated from the coding sequence ATGAAAGATCAAGCTGAATTTCAAGCTTGCGCCGAACGATTAAAAGCGTTAGCCGATCCTGAACGATTGCGCATCTTGCAAGTGCTGTTTGGCGGGCCCTGTACCGTCGGTGAAATCGCGGAGCGACTCTCGGAGGATATTGTCAAGGTTTCTCACCACTTGTCGATACTTCGGCGCGGTAAGATCGTCCTGCCCACGCGGCAGGGGCGATTTATCCAGTACTCCATTCACCCCGAAGTGATCCCCGCCGAACTCCCCACGACCGATGTTGCCAAGATCGATTTCGGCTGCTGTCATTTGGATCTGAAGCTCGAACCGCGCGAGACTTAG
- a CDS encoding energy transducer TonB has translation MLAFPSVLEFQVRRGEAILIHAQMSAVAATQPDHTQEVEVSVEAVSLEPPPQVAVENAPIRDTLEPTPAVLPVVRSGDYEPTNVMPTDKPPATSVSIDAPAKVPPREKAKESPQQKVETAAKPLDRQIADQLRTSPGKVNVAAIRPSVAGAKVDELPRKLPDNREPLYPRDALLAGVEGKVMLRVQISAAGRVLRASVERSSGMTSFDESALDAVRDWRFTPAKRQGFAVAHEVFIPIRFMIRRG, from the coding sequence ATGCTAGCATTTCCCTCGGTGCTAGAGTTTCAAGTTCGCCGCGGCGAAGCGATCTTGATTCACGCCCAGATGTCAGCGGTCGCGGCGACCCAGCCCGACCATACCCAGGAAGTGGAAGTGTCGGTCGAAGCGGTGTCGCTCGAACCGCCGCCGCAGGTAGCGGTCGAAAATGCCCCCATTCGCGATACGCTGGAACCGACCCCGGCGGTGCTGCCGGTGGTCAGGTCGGGCGATTACGAACCGACGAATGTAATGCCTACGGATAAGCCGCCAGCAACTTCGGTGTCGATCGATGCACCGGCGAAAGTGCCACCCAGAGAGAAGGCGAAAGAATCACCGCAGCAGAAAGTGGAAACAGCCGCCAAGCCACTCGACCGGCAAATTGCTGATCAGCTGCGGACTTCGCCCGGCAAAGTGAACGTCGCTGCCATTCGCCCTTCGGTCGCGGGCGCCAAGGTAGACGAGCTGCCTCGCAAATTGCCAGACAACCGCGAGCCACTGTACCCGCGCGATGCCCTGCTGGCGGGAGTGGAAGGGAAAGTAATGCTACGCGTGCAGATATCGGCTGCCGGTCGAGTACTGCGAGCGAGCGTCGAAAGGTCCAGCGGTATGACGAGCTTTGACGAATCGGCACTTGATGCCGTCCGTGATTGGCGGTTCACACCGGCCAAGCGGCAAGGCTTCGCCGTAGCACACGAGGTGTTCATCCCGATCCGGTTTATGATTCGGCGGGGATAG
- the dnaE gene encoding DNA polymerase III subunit alpha, with protein MSRSFVHLHCHSHYSLLDGASPIPKLIQRAKDHGMNSLALTDHGNLHGALEFYNKAKAKGINPILGYEAYIAPGSRFDKKDASNSKEASYHLTLLAQNRVGFKNLIKLASAAMLEGFYYKPRIDKEILAAHSEGIICLSGCVSSEFSNAILRGGDGDDAFKAAMETAAWFSKLFGDRYFIEIMNNGVDIQRIQLEGAVDIAKRMGLPLVATSDAHYVDREDAEAQDVMLCVNTGRFRTDTNRMKMENDSFYLRSPEEMYQHFPGLEDAVARSQEIANSVCIDLELGKRHFPVYALPEGRSTSEYLRELCITGLKDRYSDDPEMLKDDVLADVVIARLDRELDVINKLGFPNYFLIVWDFVREARDKGIPATARGSGVGALVCFALYLSHVCPIKYDLLFERFLDLNRKEAPDIDIDFCKERRGLIINYVKEKYGEANVAQIGTFGTLQARAAIKDVGRVLGIPVERVNKLTSLVPDQLHISLDEAIEQAEELKHLYQTDAEIREVLNLARKIEGLARNIGTHAAAVVIADKPLTEYVPLGKVSGKNDIITQWSMGDVEAAGLLKMDFLGLRNLTILSKAEDIILQTTGKRINPYKFPLDDKKTFALLQRGETKGIFQLESGGIRDLLQKMKPDHFRDIIATNALYRPGPLEGGMVRDYVEVKNGRQAASYIHPVCEKILSETHGVMVYQEQVMRILSELGGIELASSYTCIKAISKKKEELIAKNKDQFLIGCGEKGLSKNEAEDFWNMIIKFAGYGFNKSHSTAYALIAYMTAYLKAHYPVEFMAALLSGDIEGRNFKTKDALVEHLEDCARMNIEVVPPCVNHSDVDFAVSGDKIHFGLSAIRGCGGSAGEAIVTARKKGGPFRDLFDFCERVDSSGSSKGVIETLIKAGAFDGFKVKRSQLYAIIERAIQAGQSVASDRKSGQKSLFGAFAEESDSKPVVTMPDLPEQQPKEMAQAEKEVLGFYLSSHPLDEYKHKLAMYRSHSVTGAKSVPERQEVILGGMLGALKFSSTKNPQPGKPSRYVMFDLEDDESNNIRCILWPDGFVDYGHLVQADAILMVRGSIDRRGGEEANLIVNELSTLADIDERSTSGIEIRFDERQHGPETIKKAYEIVRGYPATGEKPGQLKMQIVTEDRTIVELKVAKARLNITKELEARLHDLLGPGHLRLLKNPPKPSADRPPPRRQFQKAGAR; from the coding sequence ATGTCTCGTTCTTTCGTGCATTTGCATTGCCACTCGCATTACAGCTTGCTCGATGGTGCCTCGCCCATTCCCAAGCTGATTCAGCGGGCGAAGGACCATGGGATGAACTCCCTGGCGCTGACCGATCACGGCAATCTGCACGGCGCGTTGGAGTTTTATAACAAGGCGAAGGCCAAGGGGATCAACCCGATCCTCGGTTACGAAGCCTATATTGCGCCGGGCAGTCGCTTCGATAAGAAGGACGCTTCGAACAGCAAGGAAGCCAGTTATCACCTGACGCTGCTCGCGCAGAATCGAGTCGGCTTCAAGAATCTGATCAAGCTTGCCTCGGCCGCGATGCTCGAAGGCTTTTATTACAAGCCACGCATCGACAAAGAAATCCTCGCTGCACATAGCGAAGGGATCATCTGCCTCAGCGGATGTGTTTCCAGCGAGTTCAGCAACGCGATCTTGCGCGGTGGCGACGGCGACGATGCCTTCAAAGCCGCCATGGAAACCGCTGCCTGGTTCAGCAAGCTGTTTGGCGATCGCTACTTCATCGAGATCATGAACAACGGCGTCGACATCCAACGCATTCAGCTGGAAGGGGCCGTCGACATTGCCAAGCGAATGGGCTTGCCGCTTGTCGCCACGAGTGATGCGCACTACGTCGATCGCGAAGATGCCGAAGCGCAAGACGTGATGCTGTGCGTGAACACCGGTCGGTTCCGTACCGACACTAACCGGATGAAGATGGAGAACGATTCGTTCTACCTCCGTTCGCCGGAAGAGATGTACCAGCATTTTCCTGGGCTCGAAGATGCGGTGGCACGGAGCCAGGAGATTGCGAATTCGGTTTGCATCGACCTGGAACTCGGCAAGCGGCACTTCCCCGTGTATGCCTTGCCCGAAGGTCGCTCGACATCTGAATATTTGCGCGAGCTGTGCATCACCGGCCTCAAAGATCGTTACTCCGACGATCCGGAGATGCTCAAGGACGATGTGCTGGCCGACGTGGTGATCGCGCGGCTCGATCGTGAACTCGATGTGATCAACAAGCTGGGCTTTCCCAACTACTTTCTCATCGTTTGGGACTTCGTACGCGAAGCTCGCGACAAGGGAATTCCCGCGACGGCGAGAGGTAGCGGTGTCGGCGCGCTCGTCTGCTTCGCGCTCTACTTGAGCCACGTTTGCCCGATCAAATATGACCTGCTGTTCGAGCGGTTCCTCGACCTGAATCGCAAGGAAGCGCCCGATATCGACATCGACTTCTGCAAGGAACGTCGCGGGCTCATCATCAACTATGTGAAGGAAAAGTACGGCGAGGCGAACGTCGCACAAATCGGCACCTTCGGTACGCTCCAAGCTCGTGCGGCGATCAAGGACGTGGGCCGCGTACTGGGAATTCCGGTCGAGCGCGTGAATAAACTCACGAGTCTCGTACCCGATCAATTGCACATTTCGCTGGACGAAGCGATTGAGCAGGCCGAAGAACTGAAGCATCTCTATCAAACCGATGCTGAAATTCGCGAAGTGTTGAACTTGGCTCGCAAGATCGAAGGGCTCGCGCGGAACATCGGCACGCATGCGGCCGCAGTCGTGATCGCCGACAAGCCGCTGACCGAGTACGTGCCGCTCGGTAAGGTGAGCGGTAAGAACGACATCATCACGCAGTGGTCGATGGGCGATGTCGAAGCTGCTGGCCTGCTGAAGATGGACTTTCTCGGCCTCCGCAACTTGACGATCCTCAGCAAAGCGGAAGACATCATTCTGCAGACGACGGGCAAGCGAATTAACCCGTACAAGTTTCCGCTCGACGATAAGAAAACCTTCGCCCTGCTGCAACGCGGCGAAACGAAGGGCATTTTCCAGCTGGAATCGGGCGGTATTCGCGACCTGCTGCAGAAGATGAAACCCGATCACTTCCGCGACATCATCGCCACGAACGCGCTCTATCGTCCTGGTCCGCTCGAAGGGGGCATGGTCCGCGACTACGTCGAAGTGAAGAACGGCCGTCAGGCTGCCAGTTACATCCATCCCGTGTGCGAGAAGATCCTCTCGGAAACGCACGGCGTGATGGTGTATCAAGAGCAGGTGATGCGGATCCTGAGCGAACTGGGCGGCATTGAACTCGCCAGTTCGTACACGTGCATCAAGGCGATCAGCAAAAAGAAGGAAGAGCTGATTGCCAAGAACAAAGACCAGTTCCTCATCGGCTGCGGTGAGAAGGGCCTCTCGAAAAACGAGGCCGAAGACTTCTGGAACATGATCATCAAGTTCGCGGGCTACGGCTTCAATAAGAGCCACTCGACCGCTTACGCGCTGATCGCCTACATGACGGCGTATCTCAAGGCGCACTATCCGGTCGAGTTCATGGCAGCACTTCTCAGTGGTGATATCGAAGGGCGTAACTTTAAAACGAAGGACGCGCTCGTCGAACACTTGGAAGATTGCGCGCGGATGAATATTGAGGTGGTGCCTCCGTGCGTCAATCACAGCGACGTCGATTTCGCTGTTTCTGGCGACAAGATTCACTTTGGGCTTTCTGCAATCCGGGGTTGCGGCGGTAGTGCGGGTGAAGCGATTGTTACCGCGCGCAAGAAAGGCGGTCCATTCCGCGATTTGTTCGATTTTTGCGAACGAGTCGACTCTTCCGGTTCAAGCAAGGGAGTGATCGAAACTCTGATCAAGGCTGGTGCCTTCGATGGCTTTAAGGTGAAGCGCTCACAGTTGTATGCGATTATTGAGCGGGCGATTCAAGCGGGACAGAGCGTTGCCTCAGATCGCAAGAGCGGGCAGAAGTCGCTGTTCGGCGCATTCGCTGAAGAGTCTGACTCGAAGCCCGTTGTCACCATGCCCGATCTGCCGGAGCAGCAGCCGAAGGAGATGGCTCAGGCCGAAAAAGAAGTGCTCGGGTTTTATTTATCTTCGCATCCGCTCGACGAATACAAGCACAAACTGGCCATGTATCGTTCACATTCCGTTACCGGGGCGAAGAGCGTGCCCGAACGGCAGGAAGTGATCTTGGGCGGCATGCTCGGTGCCCTGAAGTTCAGCAGCACGAAGAACCCGCAGCCCGGTAAGCCTTCGCGCTATGTAATGTTCGACCTCGAAGATGACGAGTCGAACAACATCCGTTGCATCCTGTGGCCCGATGGCTTTGTCGACTACGGTCATCTAGTGCAAGCCGACGCGATCCTGATGGTTCGCGGCAGTATCGATCGCCGCGGCGGCGAAGAAGCGAACCTGATCGTCAACGAACTAAGCACGCTCGCCGATATCGACGAGCGGAGCACTTCCGGGATCGAGATTCGTTTCGACGAACGGCAGCACGGTCCCGAGACGATCAAAAAGGCGTACGAGATCGTTCGTGGCTATCCAGCGACAGGTGAGAAACCCGGTCAATTGAAAATGCAGATCGTCACCGAAGACCGCACCATCGTTGAATTGAAAGTGGCCAAGGCTCGGCTAAACATCACTAAAGAACTGGAAGCTCGCTTGCACGACTTACTTGGTCCCGGTCACCTTCGGCTGCTGAAGAATCCTCCCAAGCCATCTGCAGATCGTCCGCCCCCACGACGGCAGTTTCAGAAAGCTGGCGCGAGGTAG
- a CDS encoding YaiI/YqxD family protein has protein sequence MQIWIDGDACPVDVKELLFRTADRRQVKMTVVANQSIRIPRSDYISSLLVTDGANIADRKIVELLTPGDLVVTADIPLAADVIAKGGEALDPRGQLHTEASIGERLAVRNMLDQMRGSGDVIRGPRGYNANDRQAFANTLDRWLTKAIKEREKAGGERREAGDEGKK, from the coding sequence ATGCAAATTTGGATTGATGGCGATGCTTGCCCGGTCGATGTGAAGGAACTGCTGTTTCGCACGGCAGACCGGCGGCAAGTGAAGATGACCGTGGTCGCGAATCAGTCGATTCGCATTCCGCGATCCGATTACATCTCGTCGCTACTGGTCACTGACGGCGCGAATATCGCCGACCGCAAGATCGTGGAACTACTGACTCCCGGCGATCTGGTGGTGACCGCCGATATTCCGCTGGCCGCCGATGTCATCGCCAAAGGTGGCGAAGCGCTTGACCCGCGCGGGCAACTTCATACGGAGGCTTCCATCGGCGAGCGACTTGCCGTGCGGAACATGCTCGACCAGATGCGCGGCAGCGGCGACGTGATCCGCGGCCCGCGGGGTTACAACGCGAACGATCGGCAAGCTTTCGCTAACACGCTTGATCGGTGGCTTACCAAGGCGATCAAGGAGCGAGAGAAGGCCGGGGGAGAGAGACGAGAGGCGGGAGACGAGGGGAAGAAATAA
- a CDS encoding DUF2293 domain-containing protein has protein sequence MPNQNLTVAVGPSERTVVTAEGKILTAPADWILLPPGDAALTRRVKLAGPTWSVQEKRGRKIFSRGMWCPAATVEQIRADLAAERADPAHAKKKAADAARREKKHGEYVEDFRGAVLQFLGFSSYYSALAEKLATAVTAHATPVGSGTVARTERIPIEQRAEAAVIAWLRHQTTAYDEMKIARIKGERREVRRELAEQSRKLLNQYRSDFPVNPDTCPLRTALNKAAAEVIK, from the coding sequence ATGCCCAATCAAAATCTCACCGTCGCCGTCGGTCCTAGTGAGCGGACCGTCGTCACCGCCGAAGGAAAAATACTGACTGCACCTGCCGATTGGATACTCCTGCCGCCTGGCGATGCAGCCCTTACGCGACGGGTGAAGTTGGCTGGTCCAACATGGAGCGTGCAAGAGAAAAGGGGCCGCAAAATATTCTCCCGCGGCATGTGGTGCCCTGCTGCCACCGTGGAGCAGATTCGCGCCGATCTGGCGGCTGAGCGGGCTGATCCGGCGCATGCCAAAAAGAAAGCAGCGGATGCTGCGCGGCGCGAGAAGAAGCATGGCGAGTACGTCGAAGACTTCCGCGGCGCGGTGCTACAGTTCTTAGGCTTCTCTTCTTACTACTCCGCGCTTGCAGAAAAGTTAGCGACTGCCGTCACTGCCCATGCGACGCCTGTAGGGAGTGGCACCGTTGCCCGCACCGAGCGAATTCCGATCGAACAGCGGGCCGAAGCAGCCGTGATTGCCTGGCTGCGGCATCAAACCACCGCTTACGACGAAATGAAGATCGCCCGCATCAAAGGAGAGCGCCGCGAAGTCCGCCGCGAACTGGCTGAGCAGTCACGCAAGCTACTCAACCAATATCGCTCCGACTTCCCCGTCAATCCTGACACCTGCCCACTGCGGACTGCACTCAACAAGGCAGCAGCAGAGGTGATAAAATAG
- a CDS encoding beta-propeller domain-containing protein — protein sequence MLVRCSRLFCLVLLLAAALPVRGEELIKHSFFTAGPTFTGIIGEDDAEVWNAGRPAARDGYVLENGNVLVAWADEVVEFTRDKKEVVFRYKRAAENKEIGTAERLADGKTLITELGPKPRLLEVDGDGKIKLEFPLQPETDNAHMQTRMARKLPSGNYLVPHLLAFKVKEYTPEGKIVRELKTDLDSLGGRAAKNWPFTAIQLDSGKLLVNLTNGNKTVELDTEGNVVWQISNADFPKEQPFADPCGGQRLPNGNTIIASYGSKGPIKAFEVTPSKKLVWTYTGKHRIHELQILTTNGKPIEGKPLK from the coding sequence ATGCTGGTTCGCTGCAGTCGTTTGTTCTGTCTCGTTCTGCTGCTGGCTGCGGCCTTGCCCGTTCGCGGCGAAGAGCTGATCAAGCATTCGTTCTTTACTGCCGGCCCCACCTTCACGGGAATCATCGGCGAAGACGATGCCGAAGTCTGGAACGCCGGACGACCAGCTGCCCGCGATGGCTACGTCCTCGAGAACGGGAACGTGCTCGTCGCCTGGGCCGATGAAGTGGTCGAGTTCACCCGCGACAAGAAGGAAGTTGTCTTCCGTTACAAGCGGGCCGCCGAGAACAAAGAGATTGGCACTGCTGAACGACTGGCCGATGGCAAGACACTGATCACCGAGCTGGGTCCTAAGCCGCGGTTGCTGGAAGTTGATGGCGACGGCAAGATCAAGCTCGAGTTTCCCTTGCAGCCTGAAACCGACAACGCCCACATGCAAACGCGCATGGCTCGCAAGTTACCGAGCGGCAATTATCTGGTGCCGCATCTGCTCGCGTTCAAGGTGAAGGAATACACGCCGGAAGGAAAGATCGTCCGCGAACTGAAGACCGATCTCGATTCGCTCGGCGGCCGCGCGGCGAAAAACTGGCCCTTCACGGCGATTCAACTCGACAGCGGCAAGCTACTCGTCAATCTCACCAACGGCAACAAGACGGTCGAGCTCGACACCGAGGGGAACGTCGTCTGGCAGATCAGCAACGCCGACTTCCCGAAAGAACAGCCTTTTGCTGACCCTTGCGGCGGCCAGCGCTTGCCCAACGGCAACACCATCATCGCCAGCTACGGCTCCAAGGGCCCGATCAAAGCGTTCGAAGTCACTCCCAGCAAGAAGCTCGTCTGGACCTACACCGGCAAACATCGGATTCACGAGTTGCAGATTCTCACCACCAATGGCAAACCCATCGAAGGAAAACCGCTGAAGTAG
- a CDS encoding leucine-rich repeat domain-containing protein: protein MSVVGETSESSKVAGKPLRLRFSLRALLVATTLFAFALGWFVREYRRYERERVAAAFFAGHPSVSLFNSLSPLGETNNQPVIAIGEVRHGRIYRPIETLFCEGRIEEEFSSHMQLFTNLKNIEIYQGEFSSESNTFDHLPALRELSIKHSDLRDRHLGSIATLPSLRSLQLLKCSISPEGAEKLSTLQNLHNLILTDAPISDVAMERLSTFARLETLDLRNCTFTSDSAVHLGKLSRLKVLVLNSTTADDRLLESADFSRLEVLSLNDCQISDRGLKQVIAGSLRLKYLLLRNTRVTDEGVEQLLDLPWLTHLDLRGTRITRQALATVESLKGRGVVTLANVFQVPP from the coding sequence ATGTCAGTAGTTGGCGAAACCTCTGAGTCCAGCAAAGTCGCCGGAAAACCTTTGCGACTTCGATTTTCGCTTCGCGCTTTGCTGGTGGCCACCACGCTATTTGCCTTCGCCCTGGGTTGGTTCGTGCGTGAGTATCGCCGATACGAGCGAGAGCGAGTGGCCGCGGCATTCTTTGCTGGCCACCCCAGCGTCAGCTTGTTTAATAGTCTGAGCCCACTTGGCGAGACTAATAATCAGCCGGTGATTGCGATTGGAGAAGTCCGTCACGGAAGAATCTATCGACCGATTGAGACGTTGTTTTGCGAAGGGAGAATCGAAGAAGAGTTCTCCAGCCATATGCAGCTTTTCACGAACCTCAAGAACATAGAGATTTATCAAGGGGAGTTCAGTTCCGAGAGCAACACCTTCGATCACCTTCCGGCGCTGCGGGAACTCTCGATCAAGCACAGCGACCTTCGCGACCGTCACCTCGGAAGCATTGCGACATTACCGAGCCTACGGAGTCTGCAGCTTCTGAAGTGTTCAATCTCGCCAGAAGGTGCGGAGAAACTCTCAACTCTTCAGAATCTCCACAACCTGATCCTCACGGATGCTCCAATTTCTGATGTTGCAATGGAGCGACTTTCAACATTTGCTCGGCTGGAAACTTTGGATCTACGGAACTGTACCTTTACTAGCGACTCAGCCGTGCATTTGGGGAAACTCTCGCGACTAAAGGTATTGGTGCTCAATTCGACGACGGCCGACGACCGCCTTCTCGAGTCGGCAGACTTTTCGCGTTTGGAGGTGCTCTCCCTCAATGACTGTCAAATCTCAGATCGCGGCCTCAAACAAGTAATCGCCGGCAGTCTTCGGCTGAAGTATCTCCTGTTGCGAAACACACGAGTTACTGATGAAGGTGTGGAGCAACTTCTGGATCTACCATGGTTGACGCACCTCGATCTGCGAGGAACAAGGATAACTCGGCAAGCACTTGCTACAGTAGAATCCCTCAAAGGCCGGGGCGTAGTTACTCTTGCCAACGTATTTCAAGTCCCGCCATAG